Genomic segment of Mycolicibacterium psychrotolerans:
CGGTCCGGTCCGGCGCCGTCGACATCCCGCTGGCGGATCCCCATTTCTGGACGATGGCCGGGTCGGTGCGCGTCGCCCAGCTCTGCGAGGCGTGGGGACTGAGGTGGGGATCGCACTCCAACAACCACTTCGACGTCTCACTGGCGATGTTCACCCATGTGGCCGCGGCGGCGCCGGGCGACATCACGGCCATCGACACGCACTGGATCTGGCAGGACGGGCAGGCCATCACCACCGAGCCGTATGAGATCGTCGACGGACATCTGACGGTGCCCGATGCACCGGGGCTGGGCGTGACGCTCGACGAGGCCGCCGTCGCCGCGGCGCACGCGTTGTACACCCGCGAAGGGCTGGGCAGCCGCGACGACGCCGTCGCGATGCAGTACCTGATCCCAGGGTGGACGTTCGACAGCAAGCGACCTGCGCTGCAGAGGGACTGACGTGAGAATCGTCATCGCCGATGCCAATCTTTTTCCTCACCGCGACCGATTCGAGGCGATGGCGCCGCCGGGGTCGGACATTCGCTGGCTGACCACCGGCGTGCCAGACGACGAGTTGCGGGATGCGGAAGTGTACGTCGGCAGCCGGTTCACCGCGGACATGGCCCACACCGCGGAGAAGCTGCGGCTGATCCACGTCGCCGGCGCGGGCACCGACAAGATCGACTTCGCCGCGCTGCCACCGGACTTTCTGGTGGCCAACACGTTTCACCACGAGCGCTCGATCGCGGAGTACGTGGCGGGTGCGGCGGTGATGCTGCGCCGTGGCTTCCTCACCCAGGACCGCGCGCTGCGCGACGGGGTGTGGGCGACCGCCGTCTACGACCGGTCGCTCGCCCAGCCTCCGACGTTCGGCGACGCACGCATCGGCTTCGTCGGGTTCGGCCACATCGGGACGCGTAGCTGGAACCTGCTGCGGGCGTTCGGCTGTACCGCCGCCGCGGTCACCGGATCGGGTGCCGTGGCACCCGATGCCGGGCTGAGGTGGGCCGGTGACACCGGCCAGCTGGACCGCTTGATGCGCGAGAGTGACGTCGTGGTGGTGTCCGCGCCGCTGAACGCCCACACAGAGGGCATGATCGGGGCCGCCCAACTCGACGCGCTGGGCCCCGACGGGGTGTTGATCAACGTCGGCCGCGGCCCGCTGGTGCAGGAGCGGGCACTCTACGAGGCACTGGCCGGGCGGGTGATCGCCGGTGCGGCCATCGATGTCTGGTACCGCTACCCGAACGGCGAGAATGGCTGTGCCCCAAGCGATTTGCCGTTCGGTAAGCTGCCGAACGTACTGATGACGCCACACTCGTCCGGCATCACCGCCGACACCTTCGCCGGTCGCGTGGGTGACGTAACCGCGAACATCACCCGGCTGCAGCGTGGAGAGCCACTGCGAAACCTCGTCTGCCCCTGACCCGTCGAAAGTGTATTCCGCGCACGGTTTTCGCGACTTTCCGCGCGTGGAATACAGTTTCGGCGGGGATCAGGGAGTGTACTGCGGTTCGTGGAAGCGGTTGATGATCGGGATGCGCTCGATGATGCGATCGCGCAACCGCGGCTGCTGACCCTCCACGGTGACCGGGGGCGGCGCGGTCGCAGGCAGCGGTCCGCCCGGCGCGACCAGCACCGGCGCACCGGGCGCGGGCGGCAGGTAGTTGGGCGGCGCCGGCGGCGGCACGTAGTCCGGCGCAGGCGGGACGTACTCCGGCGCAGGCGGGACGTACTCCGGCGCGGGAGCGATCGGCTCGTCGTACACCGGCGGCGGCGCCTCCGGGGCCGGCATGTCCACGGCCTCGGGTGCCGGTATCTCGTTGACGACGGGTGCGGCCGGCGCGGGCGGCGGTGCGGCCGGAGAGGGAGGCAGGACCTCGGCGGGCGGCGGGGCGGCCTCGCGGACCGGCTCCTGCACCGAACGGACCATCTGCGGGGCGGGCGTCTCGGGCGTCAGGCTCAGCCCGACCGCCGCGGACACCGACACCACGAGCGTCACGACGGCGGCCCCGAGCACCGAGGCCAGCACTGCTGTCGGCGAAAGCCGCGCGCCCCGGACGTCCGGCGGGGCGTCGAGCACGGCCACCGCGGACGCCGACGCCAGCGCCGCCCCGCGGGCGAGCGCGAGGTCGGCCTGGTCGGCGGAGATGACCGGCACGTCGGTGCGCTCCTGCAGCGCGGCGACCACGCCCGCGACGTCGCCGGAGCCGAGTACGAACACCGCGTCGGGCCCGACGCGCTCGACGTCGCCGACGTCGGAGGGGTCGACGCGGTCGGCGGTCACCCCGTCGGGGGTGACCGTGGCCAGCACGGACGGGCCCGGCTCGGCGATGCACACCGCCACTCGCTCGCAGGCGGCCATCTCGGCGATGCCCAGCGCGAGGGCCTCGGCGGCCTCGATGTCGGAGACCGCGATGAC
This window contains:
- a CDS encoding 2-hydroxyacid dehydrogenase → MRIVIADANLFPHRDRFEAMAPPGSDIRWLTTGVPDDELRDAEVYVGSRFTADMAHTAEKLRLIHVAGAGTDKIDFAALPPDFLVANTFHHERSIAEYVAGAAVMLRRGFLTQDRALRDGVWATAVYDRSLAQPPTFGDARIGFVGFGHIGTRSWNLLRAFGCTAAAVTGSGAVAPDAGLRWAGDTGQLDRLMRESDVVVVSAPLNAHTEGMIGAAQLDALGPDGVLINVGRGPLVQERALYEALAGRVIAGAAIDVWYRYPNGENGCAPSDLPFGKLPNVLMTPHSSGITADTFAGRVGDVTANITRLQRGEPLRNLVCP
- a CDS encoding DUF7159 family protein is translated as MDLVLGLSMTSSSARWVLVEGTTGDGATLTRGSRALHDLDAVALLDSLMAEAAPRRVHAVGLTWAAAAESSASDVWQALTDRGVENVIAVSDIEAAEALALGIAEMAACERVAVCIAEPGPSVLATVTPDGVTADRVDPSDVGDVERVGPDAVFVLGSGDVAGVVAALQERTDVPVISADQADLALARGAALASASAVAVLDAPPDVRGARLSPTAVLASVLGAAVVTLVVSVSAAVGLSLTPETPAPQMVRSVQEPVREAAPPPAEVLPPSPAAPPPAPAAPVVNEIPAPEAVDMPAPEAPPPVYDEPIAPAPEYVPPAPEYVPPAPDYVPPPAPPNYLPPAPGAPVLVAPGGPLPATAPPPVTVEGQQPRLRDRIIERIPIINRFHEPQYTP